The Solenopsis invicta isolate M01_SB chromosome 12, UNIL_Sinv_3.0, whole genome shotgun sequence genome window below encodes:
- the LOC105200188 gene encoding pseudouridine-5'-phosphatase translates to MTAEMDFRNVTHCIFDMDGLLLDTESLYTMAYNCVTQEYGKTYTWEHKAKIMGFKSVEALKTIIDLLELPITMQTFEEKLAPIYQEVFPRCDLMPGAEKLLQHLKKHNVPIALATSSCEESSNLKTQKWKYLFDLFSHKVYGGSDPEVVQGKPHPDIFLIAAKRFPDNPDPLKCLVFEDSPNGVQAGIAAKMQVVMVPDPQLPKHLIKDATLVLKSLEDFKPEDFGLPPYVV, encoded by the exons ATGACGGCTGAAATGGATTTCCGCAATGTCACTCATTGCATCTTCGATATGGATGGTTTATTACTGG ATACGGAATCCCTATATACGATGGCGTACAATTGCGTCACTCAGGAATATGGAAAAACATACACCTGGGAGCACAAGGCAAAGATCATGGGTTTTAAAAGCGTCGAGGCTCTGAAAACTATAATAGATCTGTTAGAGCTGCCAATTACGATGCAAACATTTGAAGAAAAACTTGCTCCTATATACCAGGAAGTATTTCCTCGATGTGATCTCATGCCAG GTGCAGAGAAATTGTTGCAGCATCTTAAAAAGCATAACGTACCTATTGCGCTAGCTACAAGTTCGTGTGAGGAGAGCAGCAATTTGAAAACCCAGAAATGGAAATACCTGTTTGACTTGTTCAGCCACAAAGTCTACGGTGGTTCTGACCCAGAGGTTGTCCAAGGAAAACCACATCCAGATATATTCTTGATTGCAGCAAAACGTTTCCCTGACAATCCCGATCCATTAAAG TGCCTAGTCTTTGAAGATTCACCGAACGGAGTGCAAGCTGGTATCGCCGCCAAAATGCAAGTGGTAATGGTGCCAGATCCTCAGCTTCCCAAACACCTCATTAAAGATGCTACCCTAGTCCTGAAAAGTTTGGAAGACTTCAAACCAGAGGACTTTGGACTACCTCCATATGTAGTATAA